CGGCGGCGCGGCGCGGCGGGCCGGGGAATGGAAGTGGTGGTCACAGCGCGCCCCCGATGCCGGTGAGATTCTGCCCGGCGGCGACCGACAGCGCCGCGAGGGCCTCGGTGACGTTGTTCTGCGCCTGCAGGCGGCTGTACTGCGCTTTCTTGAGGCTCAGCTGGGTGTTCTGGAGTTCGACGGCGCTGATCGTGCCGCTTTTCAGGCGGGCGCTGTCCTGCGTGTAGGTCTTCTGCGCGGCGGCCTCGCGGTTCAGGGCGACCTGCTGGAGTTCGTAGGCGTTCTGCGCCGCCTGGTACGCGCTGGCGAGGGTCTGCCCGGCCGTCTTCTCGGCGCTGTCCTGGCTGCGTTGCGCGTTCGCCAGGGCCGTTTTGGCGTCCTGGAGGGTCCGGGCGGGCGTGAAGTCGTTGTCGGCGAGTTTCACGTTCAGCGCGGCGCTGGCGACGTCGTTCGCGGCGCCGACCAGGCTGGTCAGCCGGTCCAGCCCGCCCTGGAGGCTGGCGAGCGTGACGCTCAGTTTGGGCGCGGTGATGGCGCTGCCCGCGCGGACGCTGCTCCCCAGGCCGGTCAGGGTGCCGAGTTTCGCGGCGGCGAGGTTCAGCTGCGCGCGGGCGTCGGCGAGGGTCTGGGTGCTGGCGGCCAGGGTGTTCTGTGCGTTCGTGACGTCCAGGGTGGTGGCGTTCCCGATGCCGAGTTTCACCTGCGCGACCTGCACGCCCCTGGTGTCCACCTGCACCTGGAGCGTCTGGAGTTCGACGTTCTCCTGCGCTTCCAGCAGCGCCGCGTACGCACCGACGGCGCTTTGCAGCGCGCCGAGTTTCGCGGCGCGGACCTGCGCCTGCGCGAGCTTCTCGGCGTTCGTGGCGTTCAGTTTCGCGGCGACGAGGGTGCTGGGGTCGGCCTGCGCGGCGCGGCTGGCGGCCTGGGCCTTGTCGAGGTTCGCCTGGGAGGTCTTGACGTCGCTGCTGGTGTTCAGCGCGGCGCTGACGGCACTCCCGGCGCTGAGGACAGTCTGGGGGGTGCTCTGGGCGTGTGCGGCGGGCGCGGCCAGGGCGAGGCCCAGGCTGAGGGTAAGGAATCGGGTGCGGGCGTGGGTCATTGGGGGCCTCCGGCGGCGTTGAGAAGCTGGGTCAGGCTCAGCTGGGCGGTGATGCGGGCGGACAGCAGGTCCCGCTCCGCCTGCGCGAGACTGAGCGTGGCGGCGGCGAGGTCGTCGGCAGTGCCAGTCCCGGCATCCAGGCGGGCCTGGGCGGTCTGCACGGCCAGCCCCGCGGCCTGCACCTGCGCGGCGCGGGTCTGCACGGCGTTCAGGTTGGTCTGCACGGTCACGAAGCGGCTGCGGACGTCCAGTTCGGCGTTCTGCTGCGCGACCGTCAGGGCAAGCCCCGCCTGGGTGACGCTGGCCTGCGCGGCGCTCAGCGCGGCCTGCTGGGCGGGTGAGTACACGACGTACGAGCCGCTGACGCTGGCGGTCAGGCGGCTCGCACTGCCCCCCGCGCGGTCGCCCAGCGGCAGGCTGTAACTGCCGCCCAGGGTACCCTGCCTGACGTTCAGCGTGGCGCTGACCGTCCCGGCGGCGCCGCCGCCGTAGCCGACGCTGGCGGTCAGGTCGGGCAGGCGGGCGTCCCGCTGGTCGGCCTCCAGGGTCTCCTGCGCGCTCGCCAGGGCGTTCTGCGCGCTGATCACGTCGCTGCTGCCCGTGCGGGCGCGGGCGACCAGGGCGCTCAGGTCCGGGAGGGTCAGGGTGTCGTCCGGCCGGGTGCTGAAGGTCACGCCGCCCAGGGTGGTGCCCAGCGTGGCGTCCAGGGTGCGGCGGGCGCTGTCCAGGCTGGCCTGCGCCTGCGTCAGGCTGCTCTGCGCGGTCTGCACGGCGTTCTGGGCGTTCAGGACCGTCTCGGCGGTGGCGTTCCCGGCGGCCTGCTGGGTCTGCGCGACGGTCAGCTGCCGCTGCCGCAGCTCCAGCGTACGCGTGGCCAGGGTGATGTCCTGCGTGGCGAGCGCGGCCGAGAAGTACGCCTGCGCGACGTTCAGCTGCGTACTCAGGGTCGCGTCGCGCAGATTCGCCTGGGCCAGCGCGAGGCTGCGTTCGGACGCCCGCAGGCTGCTCTGCGCGCTCGACCAGGGCAGCAGGCCCAGGCTGACGTTCGCACCCGCCGTGCCCGACAGGCTGCTGCCGACGGCGGTGGTGGTGCCGTCGGTGGCGGTGGTGGTCGTCGGCCCGGCGTAGCTGGCGCTGCCGCTGACACTGACAGTCAGGCCCAGCGCGGCGCGGGCCGCCTGGAGGTTCTGCTGCGCGACCTGCACGCTCAGCGCGGCGCGGGTGACGCTGGGGGCCTGGGCCAGCTGCGCGTAGGCCTGCTCCAGGGTGAGGTCGGGGGGCGCGGCGGACGGCGCGGTGGTCTGGGCGTGCGCGGCGCCGAGCAGCAGGGCCAGCGTGAGCAGGCAAGGCGGGGGGGGGCGGGTCATGTCGCTCAGCGTGCGGGGCGGGGGTCAAGACTCCGCGCAGCCTCTGTGAAGATTTGTCGAAGGGTCCGGGTAGACCGCCAGCAGGGGTTTGTGCCCGGTGACAGCGGCGCGCCGGGACCTGAGGGGTCTTCGCGCGTCCTTCACGGAGTTCACGTACGCTCATGGCATGAGTGCCCTGATCCTGATCGTCGAGGACGAACCCCAGCTGGCGGAGGTGCTGGAGGCCTACGCCCGCCAGGAGGGCTACCGCACCGAACGCGCCGCCGACGGCAACGCCGCCCTGAGCGTGTACCGCGCCGCCAGCCCGGACCTGATCCTGCTGGACGTGATGCTGCCGGGCCGCAGCGGCCTGGACGTCCTGAAGACCGTGCGGGCCGAGGGCGGCACGCCCGTGATCCTCGTGACGGCCCGCGCCGAGGAGACCGACCAGATCGTGGGGCTGGAACTCGGCGCGGACGACTACGTGGTCAAACCGTTCCGCCCGCGCGAGGTGATGGCGCGCGTGAAGGCCGTGCTGCGCCGCGCGACCGCCCTGCTCGACGATGCGGACCGCCCGCTGAGGGTGGGTCCGCTGGAGGTGGACCGCCGCGCGGTCGTGGCGCGCGTACACGGCGAGACCCTGAGCCTCACCCCAGCCGAGTTCCGCCTGCTGTCGCAGCTGGCCGAGGCGCCGGGCCGCGCGTACACCCGCGAGGAACTGCTCGCGGCGGCCCTGCCGGACAGTGACGCGCTGGAACGCGTCGTGGACGCGCACCTCGCCAGCGTGCGCCGCAAACTGGACGCCGCGCAGGCCGGGGGGCTGCTGCACACCGTGCGGGGCGTCGGGTACCGCCTGGAGGCCGCCGGATGACGCCGCCCGCCGGGAAGCCGCAGCGCACGCAGCCGCTGGCGGTGACGCTGCTGCTGGCGATGCTGCTGGTGGTGCTCGTGGCGGTGGGCAGCACCTTCTACTTCTCGAACCTAGTGGTGAAGCGCGAGTTCGAGCGGCTGCCCAGCGGCGTGCGGCAGATGCTGCGCGATCAGCACGCAGCCGCCCTGCGCGGCGAGGTGCTGACCCCCACGCCGCCCCTGCCCGTGATCCGCACCGGCAGCGCCGCCGACGCATATCTGGACCCCTTCGACAGCAGTCCGGACGTGGGCGGCGTCGTGAAGCAGGCCAGCGGGGAGGACGCGGTCGTCACGAACGGCAAGCGGCCCCGCAACCTGTGGGTCAGTGACGGCAAACCGCCGCCCCGCAGCCGCGCGCAGGACTTCCTGCGGGACGTGCAGCGCAGCCTCCTGCAGGTGGGACTGGTCGCGGCGGCGGTGTCGGCGCTGCTGGCGTTCCTGATCTCGCGCCGGGTGGCACGCCCCGTCTCGGCGGTGTCGGGCGCGGCGGCGCGGCTGGCCAGCGGCGACCTGAGTGCCCGGGCGCCCGTACTGGGCGGCGAGCGGGAGATCGCGGCGCTGGCGCACGCCTTCAACGACATGGCCGAGAACCTCCAGGCGCTGGAACGCGAGCGGCAGCAGGCGGTGGCGGACATCGCGCATGAACTGCGCACCCCGATCGCCGTGATCCAGGCCCGCCTGGACGCGCTGGAGGACGGCGTGTACCCGCTGCATCCTGAGCAGATCACGCTGCTGAGCACGCAGACGCAGCTGCTCACGCGGCTGGTCGGGGACCTGCGCACCCTGACCCTGGCGGACGCCGGGCGTCTGGCGCTGGACCCGCGCCCGCTGGACCTGGGCGCCCTGGGCCGCGAGGTCGTGCAGGCGCTGCAGGACCGCGCCACCGCACTGGGCCTGACGCTGGGCGTGCAGGCCGAACCGGCCCTCACGCACGCCGACCGGGACCGCGTGCGGCAGATCACCACGAACCTCGTGGACAACGCCCTGAGGCACGCCCGCAGCCGCGTGCACGTGCGCGTGGAAACGCGCGGCGAGCAGGTCGTGCTGCACGTCGAGGACGACGGCCCCGGCATCCCCGAGGGCAGCCGCGAGGCGGTGTTCACGCGTTTCACGCGTCTGGACGCCAGCCGCTCCCGCGACACGGGCGGCAGTGGCCTGGGACTGGCGATCGTGCGGGCGCTGGCCGCCGCGCACGGGGGGCAGGCGGCGCTGGCCGCCTCCAAGGGGCTGGGCGGCGCGCACTTCACGGTGACCCTGCCGGGGGGGACAGACTGACCCGCCAGCAGCGCGGCCCCAGGGCTCCTGTCGCCTGGGGCCGCGCGCCGTTCCCACGTTAGCTGCGGGGTTTCAGCGCGGGGATGCGCAGGCCGCCGCGACCGTCCCAGCCCTTGAAGGCGTAGAAGCGGCCGGGCTCGCCGGTCAGCAGGTAGTCGCTGAGCGGTTCGCGCATGGGGGGCGCCTCGATCTTCTGCAGGGCTTCCTCGACGGTGCAGAAGCGCGCCTCCACGATGAACCCGTCGGGGTCGGCAGGGTTCAGCAGGCCGTCCCAGGTGGCCTCGAACGCCAC
This region of Deinococcus sp. JMULE3 genomic DNA includes:
- a CDS encoding TolC family protein — translated: MTHARTRFLTLSLGLALAAPAAHAQSTPQTVLSAGSAVSAALNTSSDVKTSQANLDKAQAASRAAQADPSTLVAAKLNATNAEKLAQAQVRAAKLGALQSAVGAYAALLEAQENVELQTLQVQVDTRGVQVAQVKLGIGNATTLDVTNAQNTLAASTQTLADARAQLNLAAAKLGTLTGLGSSVRAGSAITAPKLSVTLASLQGGLDRLTSLVGAANDVASAALNVKLADNDFTPARTLQDAKTALANAQRSQDSAEKTAGQTLASAYQAAQNAYELQQVALNREAAAQKTYTQDSARLKSGTISAVELQNTQLSLKKAQYSRLQAQNNVTEALAALSVAAGQNLTGIGGAL
- a CDS encoding TolC family protein — its product is MTRPPPPCLLTLALLLGAAHAQTTAPSAAPPDLTLEQAYAQLAQAPSVTRAALSVQVAQQNLQAARAALGLTVSVSGSASYAGPTTTTATDGTTTAVGSSLSGTAGANVSLGLLPWSSAQSSLRASERSLALAQANLRDATLSTQLNVAQAYFSAALATQDITLATRTLELRQRQLTVAQTQQAAGNATAETVLNAQNAVQTAQSSLTQAQASLDSARRTLDATLGTTLGGVTFSTRPDDTLTLPDLSALVARARTGSSDVISAQNALASAQETLEADQRDARLPDLTASVGYGGGAAGTVSATLNVRQGTLGGSYSLPLGDRAGGSASRLTASVSGSYVVYSPAQQAALSAAQASVTQAGLALTVAQQNAELDVRSRFVTVQTNLNAVQTRAAQVQAAGLAVQTAQARLDAGTGTADDLAAATLSLAQAERDLLSARITAQLSLTQLLNAAGGPQ
- a CDS encoding response regulator transcription factor, whose protein sequence is MSALILIVEDEPQLAEVLEAYARQEGYRTERAADGNAALSVYRAASPDLILLDVMLPGRSGLDVLKTVRAEGGTPVILVTARAEETDQIVGLELGADDYVVKPFRPREVMARVKAVLRRATALLDDADRPLRVGPLEVDRRAVVARVHGETLSLTPAEFRLLSQLAEAPGRAYTREELLAAALPDSDALERVVDAHLASVRRKLDAAQAGGLLHTVRGVGYRLEAAG
- a CDS encoding cell wall metabolism sensor histidine kinase WalK; the protein is MTPPAGKPQRTQPLAVTLLLAMLLVVLVAVGSTFYFSNLVVKREFERLPSGVRQMLRDQHAAALRGEVLTPTPPLPVIRTGSAADAYLDPFDSSPDVGGVVKQASGEDAVVTNGKRPRNLWVSDGKPPPRSRAQDFLRDVQRSLLQVGLVAAAVSALLAFLISRRVARPVSAVSGAAARLASGDLSARAPVLGGEREIAALAHAFNDMAENLQALERERQQAVADIAHELRTPIAVIQARLDALEDGVYPLHPEQITLLSTQTQLLTRLVGDLRTLTLADAGRLALDPRPLDLGALGREVVQALQDRATALGLTLGVQAEPALTHADRDRVRQITTNLVDNALRHARSRVHVRVETRGEQVVLHVEDDGPGIPEGSREAVFTRFTRLDASRSRDTGGSGLGLAIVRALAAAHGGQAALAASKGLGGAHFTVTLPGGTD